One stretch of Streptomyces sp. NBC_00443 DNA includes these proteins:
- a CDS encoding class F sortase has protein sequence MARRRRRRPWYRRRAYRLTRTAVLAAALVVVGVRCDHERPGGDTAAPGSPEASEVRSAGTGTGAGGTGADSRPGSTDAGATAREATPWQPTRSETEAPPESAANSPSLPPPSPADKEKAAKRPAAPRPLPRSRATRLVIPYIGVDATLIDLRLDSERRLPAPPENEPEVAGWYADGASPGEQGTAIAVGHLDTNTGPAVFGGLGQLKRGKRVEVRRADGRTAVYKVDAIKSYEKDKFPNREVYGVRSRPELRLITCGGNYDRRTGYSGNVVVFAHLLATGEPRATAGKR, from the coding sequence ATGGCGCGTAGGAGGCGACGCAGGCCCTGGTACCGGAGGCGCGCCTATCGTCTGACGAGGACGGCCGTACTGGCCGCCGCGCTGGTGGTGGTCGGCGTCCGGTGCGACCACGAGCGGCCCGGAGGGGATACGGCCGCTCCGGGCTCCCCCGAGGCCTCCGAGGTCCGATCCGCCGGCACCGGAACCGGTGCCGGCGGGACGGGCGCCGACTCCCGCCCCGGCTCCACGGACGCGGGCGCCACCGCGCGTGAGGCGACGCCGTGGCAGCCCACTCGCTCCGAAACGGAGGCCCCGCCCGAAAGCGCGGCCAACAGTCCCTCCCTGCCACCTCCGAGCCCCGCCGACAAGGAGAAGGCGGCCAAGCGCCCGGCCGCGCCCCGCCCGCTGCCCCGCTCCCGTGCGACCCGCCTCGTCATCCCCTACATCGGCGTCGACGCCACCCTCATCGACCTGCGCCTCGACAGCGAGCGGCGACTGCCCGCACCCCCCGAGAACGAGCCCGAGGTGGCCGGCTGGTACGCCGACGGGGCGTCACCCGGGGAGCAGGGCACGGCCATCGCGGTGGGCCACCTCGACACGAACACCGGCCCCGCCGTCTTCGGCGGTCTCGGCCAACTGAAGCGCGGCAAACGCGTCGAGGTCCGGCGAGCCGACGGGCGGACCGCCGTCTACAAGGTGGACGCCATCAAGTCGTACGAGAAGGACAAGTTCCCCAACCGGGAGGTGTACGGCGTCCGGAGCCGCCCGGAGCTGCGGCTGATCACCTGCGGCGGCAACTACGACCGCCGGACCGGCTATTCGGGCAACGTCGTCGTCTTCGCCCATCTCCTCGCGACCGGTGAGCCGCGCGCGACGGCCGGCAAGCGCTGA
- a CDS encoding ABC transporter ATP-binding protein, whose amino-acid sequence MTRAISLHHVSKSYTRGVRVVDRLSLDIEPGEFLVLLGPSGCGKSTVLRMIAGLEEIDEGELLLDGEWSNDLLPADRHMAMVFQNFALYPSMTSRDNIGFPLRIESPGEDPRARVDATARMLGIEDLLDRFPAQLSGGERQRVAMGRAIARHPTAFLMDEPLSNLDAKLRNHLRAEISSLTRKLGVTTVYVTHDQAEAMSLGDRVAVLRGGVLQQVGTPRSVYALPRNVFVAAFIGTPRINLLRGLVRAPLDGAMTISLGKQYLRLPEPLSLDHQLLRVQQGREVIVGLRSEAVRIASPATARPGEVHITGLVEHVEFQGHEVLVHFNTGSQPAVVPDLEAPRPVPPVRRRRRDAGTVLERLRGKAGALRAGPVVTLEHPADAAAGLAPPEGRLPGDLIVRTTPDIDLRHGMQVPLLVDIAHLFVFDQHGDRICPAPARLPDLDE is encoded by the coding sequence ATGACACGCGCCATATCCCTGCACCACGTGAGCAAGTCGTACACGCGAGGCGTCCGGGTCGTGGACCGGCTCTCGTTGGACATCGAGCCCGGCGAATTCCTCGTCCTCCTCGGGCCCTCCGGCTGCGGCAAGTCCACCGTGCTGAGGATGATCGCCGGGCTGGAGGAGATCGACGAGGGCGAGCTGCTGCTGGACGGCGAGTGGTCCAACGACCTGCTGCCCGCCGACCGGCACATGGCGATGGTCTTCCAGAACTTCGCCCTCTACCCGAGCATGACCAGCCGCGACAACATCGGCTTCCCGCTGCGCATCGAGTCGCCCGGCGAGGATCCCCGCGCACGAGTGGACGCCACCGCGCGCATGCTGGGCATCGAGGACCTCCTCGACCGCTTCCCCGCCCAGCTCTCCGGCGGCGAACGCCAGCGCGTCGCCATGGGCAGGGCCATCGCCCGCCACCCCACCGCCTTCCTGATGGACGAGCCGCTGTCCAACCTCGACGCCAAACTGCGCAACCACCTGCGCGCCGAAATCTCCTCCCTCACCCGGAAGCTGGGCGTCACCACGGTGTACGTCACCCACGACCAGGCCGAGGCGATGTCGCTCGGCGACCGGGTGGCCGTCCTGCGCGGCGGCGTCCTCCAGCAGGTCGGCACCCCGCGTTCGGTGTACGCCCTGCCCCGTAACGTCTTCGTCGCCGCCTTCATCGGCACCCCGCGCATCAACCTTCTGCGCGGCCTGGTGCGCGCCCCGCTGGACGGCGCGATGACCATCAGCCTCGGCAAGCAGTACCTCCGGCTGCCCGAGCCCTTGTCCCTGGACCACCAGTTGCTCCGCGTCCAGCAGGGCCGTGAGGTGATCGTGGGGCTGCGTTCGGAGGCGGTGCGGATCGCCTCGCCCGCCACCGCCCGCCCCGGCGAGGTGCACATCACCGGCCTCGTCGAGCACGTGGAGTTCCAGGGGCACGAGGTCCTCGTCCACTTCAACACCGGCTCCCAGCCGGCCGTCGTACCGGACCTGGAGGCACCACGCCCCGTCCCGCCGGTCCGGCGCCGCCGCCGTGACGCCGGCACGGTGCTGGAGCGGCTCCGCGGCAAGGCGGGCGCGTTGCGTGCCGGGCCGGTGGTGACGCTGGAGCATCCGGCCGACGCCGCTGCCGGTCTGGCGCCGCCCGAGGGCCGCCTGCCCGGCGACCTCATCGTGCGCACCACGCCCGACATCGACCTGCGGCACGGCATGCAGGTGCCGCTCCTCGTCGACATCGCCCACCTGTTCGTCTTCGACCAGCACGGCGACCGCATCTGCCCGGCCCCGGCGCGAC